The following coding sequences are from one Triticum aestivum cultivar Chinese Spring chromosome 5A, IWGSC CS RefSeq v2.1, whole genome shotgun sequence window:
- the LOC123106453 gene encoding uncharacterized protein yields the protein MPALRGAQVTGLLDGSDAAPPKTVEIAQADKTTATGPNPLYGPWLAKDQQVLSYLLNSLSQEILAQVIGKENTFDLWTALTTLFASQSQSRITNLRIAIANTKKGNMSSNTFMAKMKSLGDELAAAGRPVSDPEMVDYILAGLDRDYDPIVAAVGAIKNSITVDDLFAQICAFDQRMEMLGDGPSGFCSSVNAVYRGRGQSRPRGGRGRGNRGRGRGNRASPSPTRGGGRGGYQQRPRPQPQ from the coding sequence ATGCCGGCCCTGCGAGGTGCGCAGGTGACCGGTCTCTTGGATGGCAGTGACGCCGCACCACCAAAGACGGTGGAGATCGCTCAAGCGGACAAGACCACGGCAACAGGGCCCAATCCCTTGTATGGTCCGTGGCTGGCAAAGGATCAGCAGGTTCTAAGCTACCTGTTGAACTCGCTATCGCAAGAAATTCTTGCACAGGTCATCGGTAAGGAGAACACCTTCGACCTTTGGACAGCTCTTACGACTCTGTTCGCCTCGCAGTCACAGTCTCGAATAACCAATCTGAGGATCGCCATCGCCAACACAAAGAAGGGAAACATGTCGAGCAACACCTTCATGGCCAAGATGAAGAgcctcggcgatgaactcgctgcGGCTGGCCGTCCGGTGAGCGATCCAGAGATGGTCGACTACATCCTTGCCGGGCTCGATCGAGACTATGATCCCATCGTTGCAGCAGTTGGCGCCATCAAGAACTCCATCACCGTCGACGATCTCTTCGCGCAGATATGTGCTTTTGATCAAAGGATGGAGATGCTCGGCGATGGGCCATCCGGCTTCTGCTCATCTGTTAACGCTGTCTACAGGGGGCGTGGTCAGTCTCGTCCCAGAGGCGGCCGTGGGCGAGGGAACAGGGGGCGCGGCCGTGGCAATCGCGCCTCTCCCTCTCCTACTCGTGGCGGTGGCAGAGGTGGCTATCAACAACGCCCGCGTCCGCAACCACAATAG